AAAGGAGACCAAAAATAATTAGCCAATGCCTCATTTTTAGCTCCGTTGTTCCAAAGATCACTTCCATAAAGATAGATGGTTTTCGATTTCATTTTTATAACAGAAACAAATGAAGGCTGTCCGCCGCAAGAGTTATCACTTATTTTTATGGGGTTTGACCAAGGCCCCAGTGGATTTGTAGCAGTCCGGTAAGAAGTGCCTGTGCCACCGCAATAGCCACAGTTAGGATCAGAGTATAGCAAATAATAAATACCGTTACGTTTAAATAAACATGGAGCTTCGGTAGCGCTCTTTGTCACGGACTTTACGACTTCGCCGGTTCCAGACAAATAATCTCTGTCTAATTTTTCTATGTCAATTGCTCCCTGCGAACGCCAATCAGTATAAGCAATATAGGCCGTACCATCATCATCCACGAAGGTATCATGATCCCCATTATTTAATCCCGCAACCGGCATATTACTATTTACTGCAAGGTGCGGTTCAGCCTTCTCCTTGAATGGACCGATAGGGTTTTTCGAAGTAAAGACACGATAACCCACCCTGTTATCATAGACATTAATCCAAAGTACATACAATTGGGTGCTTTTATTATAAATAACATGCGGTCTAAAACAACCGTATGTATTGCCATTACATCTACATTGCCAGGTTTTCGTTTCTGCATCAAAAAGGGCTCCCCTGTCCTTCCAGCTAACTAAATCTTTTGAGGAATAAACTTTAAAGCCACAAAAAGGAGCGCTTTTATTCCCCCATTCAAATCCACAATCATAGCTTGTTCCATATAAATAAAAAGTGCCATTGAAATAC
The Arachidicoccus soli DNA segment above includes these coding regions:
- a CDS encoding family 43 glycosylhydrolase gives rise to the protein MRILLISFIMLFCFFASNAQIQNFNKEGQQLVRFSTSGDAVDAHDGEIAYFNGTFYLYGTSYDCGFEWGNKSAPFCGFKVYSSKDLVSWKDRGALFDAETKTWQCRCNGNTYGCFRPHVIYNKSTQLYVLWINVYDNRVGYRVFTSKNPIGPFKEKAEPHLAVNSNMPVAGLNNGDHDTFVDDDGTAYIAYTDWRSQGAIDIEKLDRDYLSGTGEVVKSVTKSATEAPCLFKRNGIYYLLYSDPNCGYCGGTGTSYRTATNPLGPWSNPIKISDNSCGGQPSFVSVIKMKSKTIYLYGSDLWNNGAKNEALANYFWSPLSFDTAGAIEPINCETNYNFITGNSKARLISLDSSLRNNGFTLTGDIAKQIQYSQTFTALQSGLLTTVAITIFKEHHPNANLVIDIFKAGEKNQPKGSALYSGTIDSNRIGWSAKNIHIRPNIQVKKNERYRIVLRSNATKGCYGTAFGEPAPSFDGEESISKDGGRTFTYEPNSILKFETHISQEKH